Proteins from a genomic interval of bacterium:
- a CDS encoding DUF4340 domain-containing protein, with product MPNSSINIKNREKLDIEKNKENKWLIAGAEEKSLNQDVQNIINELGNISVEEFVGKGPSSLKDYGLADPFYSITVDIDQGETVSLSFGKIENNLVYTMKNREKMFYRVRRNIIDNLENLYVNKEKKDAAAAKKK from the coding sequence AGAGAGAAATTAGACATTGAGAAAAATAAAGAAAATAAATGGTTAATTGCGGGTGCTGAAGAAAAAAGTTTAAATCAGGATGTCCAGAATATAATAAATGAATTAGGTAATATTTCAGTTGAAGAATTTGTTGGAAAAGGCCCATCATCCCTGAAGGATTATGGATTGGCTGACCCTTTTTACTCAATAACGGTTGATATTGACCAGGGTGAAACGGTTAGTCTAAGTTTCGGTAAAATAGAAAATAATCTTGTTTATACAATGAAAAACAGGGAAAAAATGTTTTATAGGGTCAGAAGAAATATTATTGATAATCTTGAAAATTTATATGTAAATAAAGAAAAAAAGGACGCAGCCGCTGCTAAAAAGAAATAA